One Arvicanthis niloticus isolate mArvNil1 chromosome 3, mArvNil1.pat.X, whole genome shotgun sequence DNA segment encodes these proteins:
- the Amer2 gene encoding APC membrane recruitment protein 2 isoform X1, with the protein METGRSRGGGGAAVSERGGARAGVCRRQEQAGALAADMDSHCECAAETPAAEPPSGKINKAAFKLFKKRKSGGTMPSIFGVKNKGDGKSSGPAGMVRSRTHDGLAEVLVLEGSKKEEPPGGSDQSGARPIPGPPKASGPGLGSLASSSVAKSHSFFSLLKKNGRSETGKGDHAEANKAGGKQKRGLKGIFSSMRWHRRDKRGKEEEEKEARAAGPGSLVLPGSLTASLECVKEEPPRAVRRPDSPGQDAPRHAAGEPAGGEQAPASAERAPERTCLEAASPTGPGDQSSRGEDAEGHRRAEKPGAALESGAGEVQEAEEASRTGDVPIKTVPLVDSEGGSGRASAIPDPSSIDPPSDPSADRICLMFSDVTSLKSFDSLTGCGDIIADPEEEAGPSCDKHAPGPGKPVLSKKNTSVVAYQGGGEEMASPDEVDDTYLPEFWDMLSQTEDQGQGTQEGAAKAATASDTKLAPETSNDAREAAKDVSSVKRRRLHRIPIESQQKEEPKHPEKEHQEGVPNSDEGYWDSTTPGPEEESVSNSSSSNKKVVVPRDSNSGDALCNLYVEPEASPATLPATEDPPCLSRLKPVSPGTITCPLRTPGSLLKDSKIPISIKHLSNLPSSHPVVHQQPARSEVPRTKIPVSKVLVRRVSNRGLAGTTIRAAACHDSAKKL; encoded by the coding sequence TGGACTCGCATTGTGAGTGCGCCGCGGAGACGCCCGCCGCAGAGCCGCCGTCGGGGAAGATCAATAAGGCTGCGTTTAAGTTATTCAAGAAGAGGAAATCGGGgggcaccatgcccagcatttttGGGGTCAAAAACAAAGGGGATGGGAAGAGCTCGGGGCCGGCGGGGATGGTGAGAAGCAGGACCCACGACGGACTAGCCGAGGTGCTGGTGCTGGAGGGCAGCAAGAAGGAGGAGCCGCCTGGCGGGAGCGATCAGAGCGGGGCCCGGCCGATCCCCGGACCCCCCAAAGCCTCCGGGCCTGGCCTGGGCTCCCTGGCCAGCAGCTCGGTGGCCAAGTCCCACAGCTTCTTCTCCCTGCTGAAAAAGAACGGGCGATCGGAGACCGGCAAGGGAGACCATGCCGAGGCGAACAAGGCTGGCGGCAAACAAAAGAGGGGGTTGAAAGGGATCTTCAGCAGCATGCGCTGGCACCGGAGGGACAAGCGcggcaaggaggaggaggagaaggaggcgcGCGCGGCGGGCCCGGGCAGCCTGGTCCTGCCCGGCTCGCTCACCGCCAGCCTGGAGTGCGTCAAGGAGGAGCCGCCTCGAGCCGTGCGCCGCCCGGACAGCCCGGGCCAGGACGCCCCGCGACACGCAGCAGGTGAGCCCGCAGGGGGAGAGCAGGCGCCCGCGTCCGCCGAGCGCGCCCCGGAGCGGACCTGCCTAGAGGCCGCGAGCCCCACCGGCCCTGGCGATCAAAGCTCCCGGGGAGAGGACGCCGAGGGGCATCGGCGCGCGGAGAAGCCCGGGGCAGCCCTCGAGTCGGGAGCCGGTGAGGTCCAGGAGGCCGAGGAAGCGTCCAGGACAGGTGACGTTCCGATAAAGACCGTCCCCCTTGTCGACTCCGAAGGTGGCAGCGGCCGGGCGTCTGCAATCCCTGACCCTTCCTCTATTGATCCACCCTCAGACCCGTCGGCAGATCGTATTTGTTTGATGTTTTCTGACGTGACTTCACTGAAAAGCTTTGACTCTCTTACAGGCTGTGGAGATATTATTGCAGACCCAGAAGAAGAGGCAGGCCCCAGCTGTGACAAGCATGCTCCCGGGCCAGGCAAGCCAGTTCTCTCTAAAAAGAACACCAGCGTGGTGGCCTaccaaggaggaggggaggagatggCCAGCCCGGATGAGGTAGACGACACCTATCTCCCGGAATTCTGGGACATGTTGTCCCAGACTGAGGACCAAGGGCAAGGAACCCAAGAGGGCGCAGCGAAGGCAGCCACTGCTTCGGACACCAAGTTGGCCCCTGAGACCTCCAATGATGCCCGGGAAGCGGCCAAGGACGTGTCCTCTGTCAAGCGCAGGAGGCTCCACAGGATTCCCATTGAGTCTCAGCAGAAGGAGGAGCCCAAACACCCGGAGAAGGAGCATCAAGAAGGTGTTCCTAACAGCGACGAGGGCTACTGGGACTCCACCACTCCTGGCCCAGAAGAAGAGAGcgtcagcaacagcagcagcagcaacaaaaaggTGGTCGTCCCCAGGGATAGCAACAGTGGCGATGCCCTTTGCAATCTCTACGTTGAACCTGAAGCAAGCCCAGCCACCCTTCCTGCCACAGAGGACCCACCCTGCTTGTCCCGGCTAAAGCCAGTGTCTCCAGGCACCATCACGTGTCCTCTGAGAACACCGGGCAGCTTGCTGAAGGACTCTAAAATCCCTATTAGCATCAAGCATCTCTCCAACCTCCCGTCCAGCCATCCGGTGGTGCATCAGCAACCAGCTAGGAGTGAGGTGCCCAGAACAAAAATCCCTGTTTCCAAAGTGCTGGTCCGCAGGGTCAGCAACCGGGGCTTGGCTGGGACCACCATCAGGGCAGCAGCATGCCATGACAGTGCCAAAAAGTTGTGA
- the Amer2 gene encoding APC membrane recruitment protein 2 isoform X2 encodes METGRSRGGGGAAVSERGGARAGVCRRQEQAGALAADMDSHCECAAETPAAEPPSGKINKAAFKLFKKRKSGGTMPSIFGVKNKGDGKSSGPAGMVRSRTHDGLAEVLVLEGSKKEEPPGGSDQSGARPIPGPPKASGPGLGSLASSSVAKSHSFFSLLKKNGRSETGKGDHAEANKAGGKQKRGLKGIFSSMRWHRRDKRGKEEEEKEARAAGPGSLVLPGSLTASLECVKEEPPRAVRRPDSPGQDAPRHAAGCGDIIADPEEEAGPSCDKHAPGPGKPVLSKKNTSVVAYQGGGEEMASPDEVDDTYLPEFWDMLSQTEDQGQGTQEGAAKAATASDTKLAPETSNDAREAAKDVSSVKRRRLHRIPIESQQKEEPKHPEKEHQEGVPNSDEGYWDSTTPGPEEESVSNSSSSNKKVVVPRDSNSGDALCNLYVEPEASPATLPATEDPPCLSRLKPVSPGTITCPLRTPGSLLKDSKIPISIKHLSNLPSSHPVVHQQPARSEVPRTKIPVSKVLVRRVSNRGLAGTTIRAAACHDSAKKL; translated from the exons TGGACTCGCATTGTGAGTGCGCCGCGGAGACGCCCGCCGCAGAGCCGCCGTCGGGGAAGATCAATAAGGCTGCGTTTAAGTTATTCAAGAAGAGGAAATCGGGgggcaccatgcccagcatttttGGGGTCAAAAACAAAGGGGATGGGAAGAGCTCGGGGCCGGCGGGGATGGTGAGAAGCAGGACCCACGACGGACTAGCCGAGGTGCTGGTGCTGGAGGGCAGCAAGAAGGAGGAGCCGCCTGGCGGGAGCGATCAGAGCGGGGCCCGGCCGATCCCCGGACCCCCCAAAGCCTCCGGGCCTGGCCTGGGCTCCCTGGCCAGCAGCTCGGTGGCCAAGTCCCACAGCTTCTTCTCCCTGCTGAAAAAGAACGGGCGATCGGAGACCGGCAAGGGAGACCATGCCGAGGCGAACAAGGCTGGCGGCAAACAAAAGAGGGGGTTGAAAGGGATCTTCAGCAGCATGCGCTGGCACCGGAGGGACAAGCGcggcaaggaggaggaggagaaggaggcgcGCGCGGCGGGCCCGGGCAGCCTGGTCCTGCCCGGCTCGCTCACCGCCAGCCTGGAGTGCGTCAAGGAGGAGCCGCCTCGAGCCGTGCGCCGCCCGGACAGCCCGGGCCAGGACGCCCCGCGACACGCAGCAG GCTGTGGAGATATTATTGCAGACCCAGAAGAAGAGGCAGGCCCCAGCTGTGACAAGCATGCTCCCGGGCCAGGCAAGCCAGTTCTCTCTAAAAAGAACACCAGCGTGGTGGCCTaccaaggaggaggggaggagatggCCAGCCCGGATGAGGTAGACGACACCTATCTCCCGGAATTCTGGGACATGTTGTCCCAGACTGAGGACCAAGGGCAAGGAACCCAAGAGGGCGCAGCGAAGGCAGCCACTGCTTCGGACACCAAGTTGGCCCCTGAGACCTCCAATGATGCCCGGGAAGCGGCCAAGGACGTGTCCTCTGTCAAGCGCAGGAGGCTCCACAGGATTCCCATTGAGTCTCAGCAGAAGGAGGAGCCCAAACACCCGGAGAAGGAGCATCAAGAAGGTGTTCCTAACAGCGACGAGGGCTACTGGGACTCCACCACTCCTGGCCCAGAAGAAGAGAGcgtcagcaacagcagcagcagcaacaaaaaggTGGTCGTCCCCAGGGATAGCAACAGTGGCGATGCCCTTTGCAATCTCTACGTTGAACCTGAAGCAAGCCCAGCCACCCTTCCTGCCACAGAGGACCCACCCTGCTTGTCCCGGCTAAAGCCAGTGTCTCCAGGCACCATCACGTGTCCTCTGAGAACACCGGGCAGCTTGCTGAAGGACTCTAAAATCCCTATTAGCATCAAGCATCTCTCCAACCTCCCGTCCAGCCATCCGGTGGTGCATCAGCAACCAGCTAGGAGTGAGGTGCCCAGAACAAAAATCCCTGTTTCCAAAGTGCTGGTCCGCAGGGTCAGCAACCGGGGCTTGGCTGGGACCACCATCAGGGCAGCAGCATGCCATGACAGTGCCAAAAAGTTGTGA